DNA sequence from the Bacillota bacterium genome:
CGCTGGTGCCGGTACCGCGTTCCACCACTTCAAACATCAAGTTTGTCACCATCGCCGCGGTCTCCGGGGAAATCACTTGCCGGACCGCCTGAGGTTCGATGGTTTTCACCTGGCCCGTTGCTGGATGCCGCACCTCGGTCACCAAGTACGGACGATACAAGGTCCCACCGTTGGCGATGGCGTTGACCGCAGCAATCAGTTGGATCGGCGTCACCGCCACCCCCTGGCCAAAGCCGATGGTGGCCCAGCGGGAAGCTTCACCCGCGATGGAGCCTGCCCGGGGTAGTGTTCCGGAGATCTCACCGGGGAAATCCACACCGGTCCTAGATCCAAAGCCGAAGGCCGACAAATACTCGTACATGATATGCCCACCAACATACTGACTACCCAAGAGAGCAAAGACGGGGTTGCAAGATTGGACTAGGGCCTCCGCTACGGTAAGTTCCCCATGGCCCCAGGTGCGGTGACAGCGGACTGTAATGCCACCGATCCGGATAGATCCTGAACAAGAAAAGGGTGTATCCAGGGCCACAAGGCCTTCTTCCAGGGCAATAGCCAGAGTAAAGATCTTAAAGGTGGAGCCCGGTTCGTACTGGGATGTAAAGACAGGATTACGCCTCACCGCGGCGGAGGTCTCCCCAAAGTGGTTTGGATCGAACTCCGGCCACACCGCAACAGCCAAAAGCTTTCCCGTGTGCGGTTCACTGATCACTACCATACCGCTTCTGCTTTCGGACTCGAGGACCGCCTGTCTCAGTTCCTTCTCAGCGATATGTTGCAGAATGGCATCAATCGAAAGGACAAGATCAAGACCATCATCGGGAGCGATGTAACGACTAAGGCCATCGGGAATCTTCCTACTGCCCGTATCCTTTTCCACTTGGAGAATCCCCGGAGTACCGCTCAGTTCTTGATCATAGTAAAGCTCTAAGCCCTCAAGTCCGTAGTTATCCACGCCCACGATCCCCAGCACATGGGCGGCCAAAGTCCCATTGGGATAGGAACGGCGGTGGGTATCGGTGAAATAAAGGCCGGGCAGCCTAAGTTCTTTCAGGGCATTGGCCTGTTGGGGAGTCAGGTGATACTGTAACCACACCGCACCAGAATAGCGCTGCAACCGTTCGAAG
Encoded proteins:
- a CDS encoding PASTA domain-containing protein yields the protein MNHLYSSEAAQQRTRSITVPAQRGTVYDAKGLPLAVTVKSVGIYAWSSEIEDKEAFATTLAQYIDLDAETIFERLQRYSGAVWLQYHLTPQQANALKELRLPGLYFTDTHRRSYPNGTLAAHVLGIVGVDNYGLEGLELYYDQELSGTPGILQVEKDTGSRKIPDGLSRYIAPDDGLDLVLSIDAILQHIAEKELRQAVLESESRSGMVVISEPHTGKLLAVAVWPEFDPNHFGETSAAVRRNPVFTSQYEPGSTFKIFTLAIALEEGLVALDTPFSCSGSIRIGGITVRCHRTWGHGELTVAEALVQSCNPVFALLGSQYVGGHIMYEYLSAFGFGSRTGVDFPGEISGTLPRAGSIAGEASRWATIGFGQGVAVTPIQLIAAVNAIANGGTLYRPYLVTEVRHPATGQVKTIEPQAVRQVISPETAAMVTNLMFEVVERGTGTSAAVLGYALAGKTGTAQVPEPGGYGDERVASFVGFGPVEDPQLSVLVILNEPQTANKYGGVLAAPVFQRVMSQALNYLKINTKENSPVTTEIPLYALDSRREVKTVNGVPSVVGLSMRDGALLLSQEGFRVVIKGSGVVYQQEPAAGTIIPPGEMVTIYCSVIE